A DNA window from Zingiber officinale cultivar Zhangliang chromosome 3A, Zo_v1.1, whole genome shotgun sequence contains the following coding sequences:
- the LOC122050175 gene encoding uncharacterized protein LOC122050175 has protein sequence PLSIILQQNRLTGPNYIDWKRNLDIVLTVESYKFVLTEQCPKAPTGESTQEEIEYHRKWVKADEMARCYILASMSNVLQHQHQDLPTAYDIMNNLKELFGHQDRASRQEAMRKIMTATMQEGTPVRDHILKMMAYLNEIQILGGEIDGETQIDMILQTLPRSFEQFHLNYNMNKRVYSLAELLTELQAAERLFRHNAQIHYAENGSTSKPRGKKKKK, from the coding sequence ccactgtccatcatacttcaacaaaatagacttactggacctaattacatagattggaaaagaaacctagacattgttcttactgttgaaagctataaatttgtactgactgagcagtgccctaaagcacctactggtgaatctacccaagaggagattgaatatcataggaaatgggtaaaagcagatgagatggcgcggtgttacattttggcttcaatgtcaaatgtattgcaacatcagcatcaagatttaccaacagcctatgatattatgaacaatctcaaggaactctttggtcatcaggatagggcttctaggcaagaggccatgagaaagataatgacagccaccatgcaagagggtactcctgtgagggatcatatcctaaagatgatggcttatctaaacgagatacagatccttggaggagaaattgatggggaaacccagatcgatatgatcctccaaacactacctagaagttttgagcaattccacctgaattacaatatgaacaaaagggtatattcattggcagaactactgacagaacttcaggcagcagaaagattatttcgtcacaatgctcaaattcactatgctgaaaatggttctacttctaaaccgagaggaaagaagaagaagaaa